A genome region from Calliopsis andreniformis isolate RMS-2024a chromosome 2, iyCalAndr_principal, whole genome shotgun sequence includes the following:
- the LOC143188441 gene encoding NADH-quinone oxidoreductase subunit B 2, with amino-acid sequence MFSSIMFSPTVNQGLASLVRNNIALSGCPAALTSQAKHMATDVALPNKAKKLPYSPFQNTSSMGEYAMARLDDLLNWGRKGSIWPMTFGLACCAVEMMHIAAPRYDMDRYGVVFRASPRQSDVIIVAGTLTNKMAPALRRIYDQMPEPRWVISMGSCANGGGYYHYSYSVVRGCDRIIPVDIYVPGCPPTAEALMYGVLQLQKKVKRMKTAQIWYRM; translated from the exons ATGTTTTCGTCGATTATGTTTTCGC CCACTGTCAATCAGGGGCTAGCATCCCTGGTACGCAACAATATAGCCTTGTCAGGATGTCCTGCAGCTCTGACAAGTCAGGCCAAACATATGGCCACAGATGTTGCCTTACCAAACAAAGCCAAGAAGCTACCTTATAGTCCTTTCCAAAATACTAGTAGTATGGGAGAGTATGCAATGGCAAGATTAGATGATCTTCTGAATTGGGGACGTAAAGGATCCATCTGGCCAATGACATTTGGTTTGGCTTGCTGTGCTGTTGAAATGATGCACATTGCTGCCCCCAGATACGATATGGACAGATATGGAGTGGTATTCAGAGCTTCTCCAAGGCAGTCAGATGTGATTATAGTTGCTGGTACTCTAACAAATAAAATGGCTCCAGCATTGAGGAGAATATATGATCAAATGCCTGAACCACGATGGGTTATCTCTATGGGAAGCTGTGCCAATGGTGGTGGTTACTACCATTACAGTTATTCTGTTGTTAGGGGCTGTGATAGGATTATACCTGTGGACATATACGTGCCAG GATGTCCCCCCACAGCTGAAGCCCTGATGTATGGTGTACTTCAATTGCAGAAGAAGGTGAAGCGTATGAAAACAGCGCAAATTTGGTACAGAATGTAA